TTCTGCCGACGAGCCTCGCAGGAGCCAGGTCGGCCAGGATGCCCATTGTTGTGGGCGTGTTGTAACGTTTTCGCCCGGGCTTCCTCAAATTAACCAGGCAACTCTCTTCTACCTTCTTTTAATGAATCGGAGCCCTAAGGGACACGACTTCAACAAAAACAATGTAACATTGATCTAACAGGCCAATCTGACCATTCAAACCCACCAATTTCTACAAATAATGTGGCTTGTATTGTAACGTCCACCTCAAAAGCAGTACCCATTAGTGAATCAACAAGGACGCAGAGATATCCATCTAGTCATATCGGTACAATTTATGGAAGGAAATGCAAAGTAATGTCGTTGATAAACTCAGACTGAAAAACAAGAGACGAAACCAGATAAGGTAGTAGCATTTCAGAAGGTCTCACACCTTTGCAGCACCTCTTGGCGAGCGACCTAAGCAGCGCCGCCGGCGAGACCCCCATCCCGGGGAAGTAGCACACGAACACCACGTCGAAAGCGTCGAACCTCCCCGGCACGGCCTCCACCACGCCGCCTCCctggccccctccccctccctccaaATGGAAGCACCTCACCTGGTCGTGCTCCTCCTTGATCCCGCCCAGCACGTACAGCGACTCGTGCGCTGCGACCAGGAGCTCGCAGGGGGACTCGGAGAGGAGGGCGCTCACGAAGGACGCGGTGGGCGTCACGGCCAGCACGCGCGACGCCGGCGAGAGCGCCCCCGCGGCGAGCGCGCGGGGGAGGTGGGAGCCGGAGGCGTTGAGGAAGGACCAGTCCTTCTCTATGATGTCGTCTATGGCGACGCCGTCGGGGACGGCGGCGAGGGGGGCGGCGCAGGAGAGCGCAGGCGCGAGGCTAAGGCGCAGGGGTTTGGGAAATTTGGGGTCTAGGTGTCGCGGCTGGAATTGGGGTTGGGGAGTTGGGCGGAAGAGAGGGCAGAAGGCcagggagagggaggtggaggTGGCGGCCATGGCGGGTGAGCGGTGGTGGCCGGAGGATGATGGGGGTGGAAGATGGTCCGCAGCAACGGAGCACACAGGGGCGTCGGCCGTGCAGTGGGTGTGGGTGTGGGAGCGCCGGAGCGGAGTAGGCACGAGGATTTTATGGGCCGGGATGGCGAAAGTATGGCTCTTTCGAAAATCACGGCCTCGGTCTAGCCGGCTGCCGCGGCTCTATGGGTCATTTCCGTTTCAGCTAtgtctttttcttttctttctgaAACGTTTCatcttttttttttgaggatctCTAACCTTTATTAAGTAGCAATTTTTAAGGGGATACAGATAATGTCGGGCAAAACAGCAAGCCACACATGGCACCCGATAGAAAGAGAAGAAGCTGCCTTAGCTAAAGAATGTGCTTCTACATTGTGTTCCCGCTTCTCGTGAATGATCATGAAGTCTGGAAAGGATTGGCTCTGGTGGTTGATGTCGCTCAAGATCATAGCATACCGACAAGGCGCTGAATTGGCAACGTTGGCGACCACTTCCGCACAGTCTGTGGCGATGCAAATCGAATTCAGATGAAGATTAGTGGCCAGTGTTGTGGCTTCATTGCATGGCTGAGCTCCCAGCGTCATCGGATCGACGAGGTCAACGTAAACAACCGCGGATGCAACAACAATTGCACGTACTTGTCCCTGCTAAAAGACGGCGGGTGCAGGATTACACGCACCCGCTCCCTCCTCTTGCGCATgatttgggccggcccatgtgcGGGCGCGTTGAGCCCctttttttgtttccttttttttGCTTCATAATGTTCAGGATTTCCAACAAAATTGGATTTCAAAAAAActtcaagcatttgaaaaatgctCCCAGATTCAAAAAAATACTCTCGAATTTGGATTTTTTTGTGCACAAACACGCTCGTGAATTTGGAAAAAATGTTCGcgcatttgaaaaatattcatgaattcaaaaatatgATCACGAGTTCCAATTTTTTTTGTTTATTCAAAAAAATGTcagtggattcaaaaaatgttcatgagttCAAACAACGTTTATGAATTTCAAAAAAGGTCcgcaatttttttaaaaaatgtcTAAAAATATGAAAAAGGTGTTCGTGAATTTATAATTTGTTCatgattttcaaaaaatgttcacaaattcaaaaaatgctcATAAAATTCAGAAAGGTTCACatgttttaaaaatgttcatgaattccaAAAAATGCTCATAAAATTCAGAAATGTTAACatgttttaaaaatgttcatgaattccaAAAAATTGTTCGTGCATTCCAAAAAACATGAATTTTCAAAATGTCCTTGAATTTGAAAACAATGTTGGtcattttgaaaaaatgttcaatagtttgaaaaaaatgttcaccgCTTTGAGAAATATGTTCGTGactttgaaaaaatgttcacgtATTTCAATAAATTTATTAAATTTGTAAATTTCATGAAATCTTAAAATATTTTGTGATTTTTCTAAAACTTACAGGTTCAAAAAAATCCAATTTGAAAAAAGAAACAAGAATAAGAAAGGGAggaaaagcaaaaacaaaaatcaTAAAAAAACACAAAAGAAAAGGTAAAAAGGgtaaaaaaggaaaaacaaagaaAATGGTTCAAGGTCTTACAAAATAAAGACATTTCTCACCTATGTTGTTCAGAATACCACTACATAACCATCATTTTTCGGCCGAATTTGGACTGAACAAAAGCAATTGAGTTAGTCATTTGAATATTTCTCGCCAACCCATGCAAAAAAAAACATTACCAACCAAGAGGTTCTAGAACCTTTCCAAAACCGGTGGGGAAGAATCtgcaaatgggccggcccataaaAAGGACCAGGCGTGCGAGCGTGTACGCGCTAGGCTGCTATTCAATGACCTACGCGTCAAATATGACTCCGAGTTGTTGTTCtcaacaaaaaaacaaaaaagctATGCCGTGCTAATCCTATGCATGTTTTGGTCTTCAATGAACTTTTTCAGTGCGAACCTATGTCAGCGAGGCCTTTGCTGGGCCTCCTGGCCCAGCAAAATTCTCGTTTGCACAAAATAGTAGAAATAATGTAAACAAATGTCGAAAATATTTAATATATGAAAGCACATACAAGTCACAAAAATGGAAACGGGCCCTTCTCAGCAAAAGGTGTCACTGCTTGTGCAAAAAAGAAAGGTCCAAAACCAGTAAGGAAAGAATGTGAAAGACCACCCAGCAGGTTCGATGTATGTTTAAAACAAAAAGAGGCAATACATAAAAATGCCATACATCAAAATGTACAAAATTGCCATGCAATACAGGCTAAAACTGCCACTTCTTGTAAACCAAAAGGAAAAAAGAATCGCATGGTTTATTTCAACAAAAAATGCCATGTTCCAAAAAAGATGGATAAAATTTGTCATGGTCCAAAAAAAATTGTCGTGCTACAAAAAATAAAGCTCCATGATAAATTAAATTCTAAAAGTGGTCCAAAAATAATTTTTTGGGGTCATGAAAATTTTCCAAGTCGATACACCAAAAATTCCATGATGCATAAAAAATTGTCCTGACCATAAACTAAAATTTCCATTGCCAAATAAATAGCAATTGTGTCATGTtgcaaaaaagaaagaaatttTTCGTGGCCCTAAAAACACGCATTAATGGCAAAAAACCTATAATTTTGACATGGTGCACGAAAGGGGTGTAAATTCTCCATGATGCACCCCACATGCTAGCCGTGATGGTTAGAAAAAAGGACTAAATGCAAAAAAATTGTGAAAGTTTATGAAGATGACAAAATTTTGTGTCATTTGTGCCGCCATGATGGCAAAAATGATGTAAAATCGCCATGTTACATACAAACCAATTTCCATGATGCTAAAAAACAATAAAGCATCAACTAAATTGTCATGGTTCAAAAGAAGTGAATATTGTCGCGAGAAGAATAAATTTGCCATGAGTAataaactaaatttgccatggtcAATTGCTAAATTTGTCATGATACATTAAAAAATTGCCATGGTTAATTACTAAAATTTTCCATGGGCGGTTACTAAATTTGCCATGGTAAATACTAAAACTTTGTCATGAACATCTTTGCCTTGGCAAAATGATTTTATGGTACCATATGAATTTGCCAACAGTTTCATTTTGCACATGGCCAAAAATATGGAAAAATGTATTCTTTTAAATAGAGGGCAACTATAGAGGTTTTGACCCCTATAAAAATGTAGATGGGACGTGCCAATTGTAGTTACATTTTCGACGTGGACAAGTCCTAAAATTGTCATGGGTCATCAAACCAAATTGTAATGTGTCACCAAACAAAATTGCCATGTGTTATTGAAATTGTACATGTTTTTATCCCTACATTTGCCATGACCCATAGACTAGTATTAAAAAATTGCCATGTATATTGTACTTTCTTTTCCTCAAATTGCCATCAACCTTATAACaccagaaaaaagaaaaaaaacaattTGGCCTGACAATTTCAATACCATGCATAATTAGGGGGCACAATTTATGGAGGAGGTATTTTTGCCATGTCAACTTTCAACACCATGCATATATGTCTCCAATATCAATTTTTTGCCATGGCAACCTAAAATGTTCTCCAACCTAAATTGTGTCCCTAATATGATATAGCAATATAGGCATTTAATCTGAATAATTTGCCATGTTTTCTAATTGGTGATTACCAACAAAAAATGGTACTACAATAGAGTGGCATAGGAACAGAGAAGAATGATAGGAAAACATGGCAAAGGGATATCTTGGAGGCATATCGCTTGTTGTTGTTGAAGTCGTTGTTGAGCAACGCCTCCGTTCCGGCAAACCCCATGCAGCGCCGCCTTCACCTCATTGTCTGCACCCCGTCCAAGCCGTTGACCTCGTCCATCTCAACTGCCCGCCACAGCCAAGAGCGCGCTCATGGCAGCGATGAGCGTCATCGCTGTGAGAAGTCACAACGCCCTTGTCGCGTTCTATCGGACTACGAGAGGGATCCCCGCACCCAACCGTCGGTGCAGCCCACCTCTACCTCATCTCCACATTAGCATCCCCATCCTCTCCCGCCAGCTTTGTGGCAGGGTGCCACCGCCTGGGCTAACGCGTCACTCGCCTCCCATACAAGCCCGACGGAAGGGCCAATGTGAAGCTTTGCCGCTGCCTCCCACACCCTGTCACGTCGGTCTCCTTTTACTCTCCTCCCATGGCTGGTAGGTGCCTCACGCTCGTGATCCCGTAGTCGCCCGAGTTTGCTCATGACTGATGGTGTCCTAGACTAGGGGTGCTTGCCACGTCGGCTCGCAGACATATGGGTCGGTCCAAGGACCCCGGTGATGATCAGCCAGTGGGTAATGTTTGTCGGGCCTAGGTGCACCAAGGTGGATATCTTCCGAAGACTTGGTGCATACTCCAGGACTTAGAGGTCGTCTTCATCATGATAACCCTTGATGTAACCGACCGATGTGTAAACCCTAGGCACCCTCGGTATCTATAGAAATGGAGGCGTGAGGACCGTAGACGACAACCTCATACACACACGATCTCGTAGTAGAGCAACATGTAACTTGTACTTCCTCAAAATCAgtataatcaagcaggacgtagggtattatctcCTCAAGAGCATGAACCCGGGTAGATCCTTGTGTCTCATGTTACCATCGCGCCAAGGCTACCAGCTCGGGACCCCTGTTGGGTaacatagtagaaaacaaaaaaaatcatccTACGATCGAACCAGGAATACTATGAAGATGCAGTAGGTGTTTAGATTGGATGATTACCAACTTCGAGTTGTAGCGGAAAAAGAGTTGGTGTAGACCGTTCTTGAAGAGCATGAACCCAGGTAGATCCTtgtgtctcctgttaccatcacgCCAAGGCTACCAGCTCGGGACCccctgttgggtaacgtagtag
This genomic window from Aegilops tauschii subsp. strangulata cultivar AL8/78 chromosome 4, Aet v6.0, whole genome shotgun sequence contains:
- the LOC109775689 gene encoding uncharacterized protein, with translation MAATSTSLSLAFCPLFRPTPQPQFQPRHLDPKFPKPLRLSLAPALSCAAPLAAVPDGVAIDDIIEKDWSFLNASGSHLPRALAAGALSPASRVLAVTPTASFVSALLSESPCELLVAAHESLYVLGGIKEEHDQVRCFHLEGGGGGQGGGVVEAVPGRFDAFDVVFVCYFPGMGVSPAALLRSLAKRCCKGARVVIFLDQGRQSLAQHRRENPDLLFADLPSRSSLEKAADGSKFEMAEFVDESSLYLAVLLFQG